Proteins encoded within one genomic window of Candidatus Peregrinibacteria bacterium:
- a CDS encoding mechanosensitive ion channel family protein, whose product MLEALFTYFIPTAFAQAASARTTANETTSGLQEFVTTLVDRAPFWVAGIIVMVFSIIVAKLVKNLVTNKVAAKLDDDHQDVLVLVGRTTYVSVLTLGIMIGMKIAGFDLTALVAAVGFGLGFALQGIITNFIAGVLVLLSRHFTIGDYIEIEGTIGKIVEIQSRATVLQALDGTRIIIPNADLFSKKVVSFTSNPFRRLEIIVGVEYSTPLAKACQVCFASMLQIEGVLKEPTPSVLVDEFSNSSINLRLWFWVDSRSNWRHTRSEVARVLKMNFDKVGISIPFPIRTVYQPDVEKVEAERSQLMESNFGEFDKIHPNETVQVPIKEDGEEKIGSEFLDEHRM is encoded by the coding sequence ATGTTAGAAGCACTTTTCACATATTTTATCCCGACTGCATTCGCACAAGCCGCATCTGCCAGGACTACTGCAAATGAAACTACTTCAGGTTTGCAGGAATTTGTCACAACTCTCGTTGATAGAGCTCCGTTTTGGGTGGCTGGAATCATTGTTATGGTTTTTTCTATCATAGTTGCGAAGCTTGTAAAAAACTTAGTAACAAACAAAGTTGCAGCAAAACTCGATGACGACCACCAAGATGTTCTCGTACTTGTAGGACGTACTACCTATGTTTCTGTTCTAACACTCGGTATCATGATTGGTATGAAAATTGCCGGATTCGACTTAACGGCACTAGTTGCCGCAGTTGGTTTCGGACTTGGTTTTGCACTACAAGGAATTATTACAAACTTTATCGCCGGAGTGCTCGTATTACTCTCACGACATTTTACAATTGGAGATTATATTGAGATAGAAGGTACTATCGGAAAAATAGTTGAAATCCAATCACGTGCAACGGTGCTACAAGCCCTTGATGGGACACGTATTATTATTCCAAATGCGGACCTGTTTTCTAAAAAAGTTGTAAGTTTCACATCAAATCCTTTTAGACGTTTAGAAATAATCGTAGGTGTTGAGTATTCAACGCCTCTGGCAAAAGCTTGCCAAGTTTGTTTTGCAAGTATGTTGCAGATAGAAGGAGTTTTAAAAGAACCGACTCCCTCAGTTCTAGTAGATGAATTTTCAAATAGTTCTATCAATCTACGACTTTGGTTCTGGGTTGATTCCAGGTCAAACTGGAGACACACTCGCTCCGAAGTCGCTCGAGTACTCAAAATGAATTTCGACAAAGTGGGAATCAGCATTCCTTTCCCTATTCGCACAGTATATCAACCTGACGTTGAAAAAGTTGAGGCAGAGAGATCACAACTTATGGAAAGTAATTTCGGAGAATTCGATAAAATTCATCCAAACGAAACCGTACAAGTACCGATAAAGGAAGATGGTGAAGAAAAAATCGGTAGCGAATTTCTCGACGAACACAGAATGTAA
- a CDS encoding signal peptidase II — translation MKTIKVINRVFLFGLLFAFADQLSKVLVQNYGKIPISLNEGVAFSIKFPYTLQILVTTILLICLIYFSKNIVETEKTDTRRKTAVIALAMIFGGGLGNLMDRINMGYVVDFINIGFWPVFNVADSFVTIGALLFAVLWFKK, via the coding sequence ATGAAAACAATTAAAGTTATCAATCGAGTTTTTTTATTCGGACTATTGTTCGCATTTGCAGACCAGTTATCAAAAGTCCTTGTTCAAAATTATGGTAAAATACCTATTTCTCTAAATGAAGGGGTGGCATTTTCTATAAAATTCCCATATACACTACAAATCCTTGTAACAACTATACTTTTGATTTGCCTAATTTATTTTTCCAAAAACATAGTTGAAACAGAGAAAACCGATACAAGGAGAAAGACTGCGGTAATCGCTCTCGCAATGATATTTGGTGGTGGACTCGGGAACTTAATGGATCGTATAAATATGGGGTATGTAGTTGATTTCATAAATATCGGATTTTGGCCGGTTTTCAATGTGGCAGATAGTTTTGTTACAATCGGCGCACTACTGTTCGCAGTATTGTGGTTTAAAAAGTAA
- a CDS encoding shikimate dehydrogenase, with translation MEKIFGILAYPAWHSLSPVMHLEGFKELELPYGFDTFDVKPEELRDFMGALKRRESVELSSREFDLSKVEGFSVSMPHKEMIIPLLDGLDDAGHAVGAVSCVYMQDGKFIGTNLDYMGVKGSLQASDYASKQGLSGKKVIVIGAGGAAKAAVYGLLQLNMIPVLFNRTVDKALEIADQFSMQSVKLALQNKERSNNIKIDSYSIKELENGFEDVEIIINCTSLGLEGDEKIVPDSVFSHIKLSLDAVYSHEPTIFQAQSVAAGAENLTGLEWLLHQGYEAFKIWTGKDAPQDAMRAAVSN, from the coding sequence ATGGAAAAAATATTCGGAATATTGGCGTACCCGGCTTGGCATTCTTTGTCTCCAGTCATGCATTTGGAGGGGTTTAAAGAGTTAGAATTGCCATATGGATTTGACACATTTGATGTAAAACCGGAAGAACTTCGTGATTTTATGGGTGCTTTGAAGCGCAGAGAGTCGGTGGAGCTCTCTTCCAGAGAGTTTGATTTAAGCAAAGTTGAGGGTTTTTCGGTATCCATGCCACATAAAGAAATGATTATTCCGCTTTTGGATGGATTGGATGATGCGGGCCACGCAGTTGGCGCGGTATCTTGCGTGTATATGCAAGATGGTAAGTTTATCGGTACAAATTTAGATTACATGGGTGTAAAAGGCAGTTTGCAAGCTTCAGATTATGCTAGCAAACAAGGTTTATCCGGGAAAAAAGTGATTGTGATTGGGGCGGGGGGAGCCGCTAAAGCGGCGGTCTATGGACTACTTCAGCTCAATATGATTCCTGTTTTGTTCAATCGTACAGTTGATAAAGCGCTCGAAATAGCAGATCAATTTTCCATGCAAAGCGTGAAACTTGCTTTGCAGAATAAGGAGCGTAGCAACAATATTAAAATAGATTCTTATTCCATAAAAGAATTAGAAAATGGTTTTGAAGACGTGGAAATTATAATTAATTGCACCTCATTGGGTCTGGAGGGAGATGAGAAAATAGTACCTGATAGTGTTTTTTCACATATCAAACTTTCACTGGACGCCGTTTATAGTCATGAGCCTACGATTTTTCAAGCACAGTCAGTCGCAGCAGGTGCAGAAAATCTCACTGGCCTTGAATGGCTACTTCACCAAGGATACGAAGCATTTAAAATATGGACAGGCAAAGATGCACCGCAGGATGCTATGCGAGCTGCGGTGAGCAACTAA